One window of the Carboxydothermus pertinax genome contains the following:
- the rplW gene encoding 50S ribosomal protein L23 — protein MKNPRDIIIRPLITEKSMDLAQENKYTFVVDKNANKIEIKAAVEQLFNVKVEKVNTIRVKGKMKRVGRFVGRTPEYKKAIVKLRAGDKIELFEGV, from the coding sequence ATGAAAAACCCCAGAGACATCATTATTCGACCGCTAATTACTGAAAAATCAATGGATTTGGCCCAGGAAAATAAATATACTTTTGTAGTGGATAAGAACGCTAATAAAATTGAAATTAAAGCAGCGGTGGAACAGTTGTTTAACGTAAAAGTGGAAAAAGTTAATACCATTCGCGTAAAAGGAAAGATGAAGAGGGTTGGCCGTTTTGTGGGCCGTACTCCTGAATACAAAAAAGCAATTGTTAAGTTAAGAGCCGGTGACAAAATCGAATTATTTGAAGGCGTATAA
- the rplB gene encoding 50S ribosomal protein L2, with amino-acid sequence MAVKTYKPTSPGRRFVTVSSFEEITKTKPEKSLIVPLKKHAGRNNQGRLTVRHRGGGHKRMYRIIDFKRNKDGIPAKVVAIEYDPNRTARIALLAYADGEKRYIIAPHGLKVGDVLMSGPDADIKVGNALPLANIPVGTLIHNIELYPGKGGQLVRSAGSAAQLLGKEGRYAILRLPSGEMRKVLLECRATVGQVGNLDHENITIGKAGRSRWLGIRPTVRGVVMNPVDHPHGGGEGRSPIGRHPVTPWGKPTLGVKTRKKNKASSKLIIKRRK; translated from the coding sequence ATGGCTGTAAAAACTTACAAACCTACCTCCCCCGGTCGGAGATTTGTTACCGTTTCGTCCTTTGAAGAAATAACTAAAACCAAGCCTGAAAAATCTCTGATAGTACCTTTAAAGAAACATGCGGGCAGGAACAATCAAGGACGGTTGACGGTTCGCCATCGGGGTGGCGGCCATAAAAGAATGTATCGAATTATCGATTTTAAACGAAATAAAGATGGAATTCCTGCAAAAGTAGTGGCGATTGAATACGATCCAAACCGAACTGCACGGATAGCTCTTTTAGCCTATGCGGATGGGGAAAAACGATATATTATTGCGCCCCACGGGTTAAAGGTGGGCGATGTTTTAATGTCTGGACCGGACGCGGATATTAAGGTAGGAAATGCTTTACCTTTAGCCAATATTCCGGTAGGTACTTTAATCCATAATATTGAGCTCTATCCTGGAAAAGGCGGGCAGCTGGTACGTTCCGCTGGTTCGGCAGCTCAGCTTCTCGGTAAAGAAGGTAGATATGCAATTTTACGCCTTCCTTCCGGGGAAATGCGGAAAGTTCTCTTAGAGTGCCGGGCTACCGTTGGGCAAGTTGGTAATTTAGACCACGAAAATATAACCATTGGTAAAGCCGGACGGTCCCGTTGGTTGGGGATTAGACCAACTGTTCGGGGTGTTGTGATGAACCCGGTGGACCACCCGCATGGCGGTGGCGAAGGCCGTTCCCCGATTGGACGTCACCCGGTAACACCTTGGGGTAAACCGACTTTAGGGGTCAAAACCCGGAAGAAAAATAAGGCAAGTTCAAAGTTAATTATTAAGAGACGGAAGTAA
- the rpsJ gene encoding 30S ribosomal protein S10, with protein sequence MNKQKIRIKLKAFEHTLLDQSASKIVETAKRTGASVSGPIPLPTERSLYTVLRSPHIDKDSREQFELKVHKRLIDIIDPTPKTIDALMRIDLPAGVDIEIKL encoded by the coding sequence GTGAATAAGCAAAAAATCAGAATCAAGCTAAAAGCATTTGAGCATACCCTCTTGGATCAGTCTGCTTCGAAAATTGTGGAAACTGCCAAGAGGACGGGCGCGAGCGTTTCTGGACCGATTCCACTTCCCACGGAGAGAAGCTTATATACGGTTCTTCGTTCGCCCCATATTGATAAAGACTCCAGAGAGCAGTTCGAGCTTAAAGTGCATAAGCGCTTAATCGACATTATCGATCCTACCCCAAAAACAATCGATGCGTTGATGCGGATTGACCTGCCGGCGGGAGTAGACATTGAGATTAAGCTGTAG
- the rplC gene encoding 50S ribosomal protein L3, with protein MPKGILGRKVGMTQIFTEDGKAVPVTVIEAGPCVVVQKKTLANDGYNAVQLGFGEIKENKVNKPLKGHFSRANVKPVRYLRELRVENIDAYEVGQEIKVDIFAVGEKVDVTGLTKGKGFAGGIKRHGFHRGPMAHGSKYHRRPGSLGAKGPARVFLGRKLPGRLGMERVTIQNLEVVKVDPERNLLAIKGSVPGIKGSLLIIKAAVKGK; from the coding sequence ATGCCGAAAGGGATTTTGGGAAGAAAAGTCGGAATGACCCAAATTTTCACCGAAGATGGTAAAGCAGTACCGGTGACTGTCATTGAGGCGGGGCCTTGCGTTGTTGTCCAAAAGAAAACCCTTGCCAATGACGGCTATAATGCTGTTCAGCTTGGCTTTGGTGAAATAAAAGAAAATAAGGTTAATAAGCCTTTAAAGGGACATTTTAGCCGGGCTAATGTTAAGCCGGTACGGTATTTAAGAGAATTAAGGGTAGAAAATATCGATGCTTACGAGGTTGGACAGGAGATTAAGGTTGACATTTTTGCCGTTGGTGAGAAAGTAGATGTTACTGGATTAACCAAAGGTAAGGGGTTTGCTGGTGGTATTAAGCGGCATGGATTCCACCGGGGACCTATGGCCCATGGTTCTAAGTACCACCGTCGTCCTGGCTCTTTAGGCGCAAAAGGCCCGGCTCGGGTATTTTTAGGTCGGAAACTTCCAGGACGGCTTGGTATGGAGCGGGTAACTATTCAGAATCTTGAAGTAGTAAAAGTTGATCCTGAAAGAAATCTATTAGCAATAAAAGGTTCTGTGCCTGGTATTAAGGGCAGTCTTTTAATTATTAAAGCAGCAGTTAAGGGTAAATAG
- the rplD gene encoding 50S ribosomal protein L4, producing MPKVPVYNMEGAQVGEIELKDDIFGAPVNKAVLYEVSLMYLANQRRGTHDTKTRGEVSGGGRKPWRQKGTGRARHGSIRSPLWRKGGTVFGPHPRDYSYKVPKKVRRLALKSALSDKVNENNLIVVDNLTFAAPKTKEMVKVLNNLKIDGKTLIVTASFDEVVEKSARNIPGVSVMTAPSLNALSLLNHDKLIMTRDAVLKVEEVF from the coding sequence ATGCCCAAAGTTCCGGTTTATAACATGGAAGGAGCCCAGGTAGGAGAGATCGAACTTAAGGACGATATTTTTGGGGCTCCAGTAAACAAAGCGGTCTTATATGAAGTATCATTAATGTATCTAGCAAATCAAAGAAGAGGAACTCATGATACAAAAACTCGGGGAGAAGTGTCCGGTGGCGGGAGAAAGCCCTGGAGACAAAAAGGCACCGGCCGTGCCCGGCATGGGAGCATCCGCTCACCGCTTTGGCGCAAAGGTGGTACTGTCTTTGGTCCACATCCGCGGGATTACAGTTATAAAGTTCCCAAGAAAGTGCGGCGGTTAGCGTTAAAATCAGCTTTATCGGATAAAGTAAATGAAAACAATCTTATCGTAGTAGATAACTTAACTTTTGCGGCTCCTAAGACGAAGGAAATGGTTAAAGTATTAAATAACCTTAAAATTGACGGTAAAACCCTAATTGTAACCGCAAGCTTTGATGAAGTTGTCGAAAAATCTGCGCGGAATATTCCAGGCGTTTCGGTGATGACAGCTCCAAGCTTAAATGCCCTAAGCCTCCTGAATCACGACAAACTTATTATGACTCGGGATGCGGTCTTAAAAGTCGAGGAGGTGTTTTAA
- the rplV gene encoding 50S ribosomal protein L22, with protein MEARAVAKYIRISPRKARQVIDLIRGKSVDEALAILRYTPKKASYFIEKVLKSAVANAENNHEMARDNLYVAKAYVDQGPTLKRYSPRAQGRADLWRVRTSHITIVVAERKEG; from the coding sequence ATGGAAGCACGTGCAGTGGCAAAGTATATCCGGATTTCTCCGCGAAAAGCACGGCAAGTAATAGATTTAATCCGGGGCAAAAGCGTGGATGAAGCTCTTGCTATTCTGCGGTATACCCCGAAAAAAGCATCATATTTTATTGAAAAGGTTTTAAAGTCAGCGGTAGCAAATGCCGAAAATAATCACGAAATGGCTAGAGATAACCTTTATGTAGCTAAAGCTTATGTGGATCAAGGTCCAACATTAAAACGTTACAGTCCGAGGGCTCAAGGTCGGGCAGACCTATGGCGGGTAAGAACCAGCCACATTACTATTGTTGTTGCGGAAAGGAAGGAGGGCTAA
- the rpsC gene encoding 30S ribosomal protein S3, which produces MGQKVHPKGLRIGIIRDWDAKWYADKKHYQELLHEDLKIRKYIKNKFYQAGISRILIERASNRVKVTIFTARPGMVIGKGGAEIEVLRKDLEKMTGRQININISEIKVPEIDAQLVAENIATQIEKRISYKRAMKQAVSRALKMGAQGIKVACSGRLAGAEIARSEWYTEGKVPLHTLRADIDYGFAEALTTYGKIGVKVWIYKGEVLPEVKKESVSTEGGE; this is translated from the coding sequence GTGGGTCAGAAAGTTCATCCCAAAGGACTTAGAATTGGCATCATTCGGGATTGGGATGCCAAGTGGTATGCCGATAAAAAGCATTACCAAGAACTTCTCCACGAAGATTTAAAAATTCGTAAATACATTAAAAATAAATTTTATCAAGCAGGTATTTCTCGAATTTTAATCGAACGGGCCTCGAATCGGGTAAAAGTTACCATCTTTACTGCTCGACCGGGAATGGTAATTGGTAAGGGTGGCGCGGAAATTGAAGTTTTAAGAAAAGATTTAGAAAAGATGACGGGAAGACAAATAAACATCAATATTTCCGAAATTAAAGTACCGGAAATTGATGCTCAACTGGTCGCAGAAAACATTGCTACCCAAATTGAAAAACGTATTTCCTACAAGCGGGCCATGAAACAAGCAGTAAGCCGGGCTTTAAAAATGGGAGCTCAAGGGATTAAAGTTGCCTGTAGTGGCCGCTTAGCCGGTGCGGAAATTGCCCGTTCCGAATGGTATACCGAAGGAAAAGTACCCTTGCATACCTTAAGAGCAGATATCGATTATGGCTTTGCAGAAGCGTTAACTACTTATGGTAAAATTGGTGTTAAAGTCTGGATCTATAAAGGAGAAGTTTTGCCAGAGGTTAA
- the rpsS gene encoding 30S ribosomal protein S19 — translation MGRSLKKGPYCDPKLLKKIEELNAKNEKRVIKTWSRRSTIFPQMVGHTIAVYDGRKHVPVYITEDMVGHKLGEFAPTRTFRGHGDHTERSTALK, via the coding sequence TTGGGTCGGTCGCTAAAGAAAGGACCTTATTGTGATCCGAAGCTCCTGAAGAAAATTGAGGAGCTAAATGCTAAAAATGAAAAACGGGTTATAAAGACCTGGTCTCGTCGGTCCACAATTTTTCCGCAAATGGTTGGCCATACAATTGCAGTGTATGACGGGAGAAAACATGTACCGGTATACATTACAGAAGATATGGTTGGACATAAATTAGGGGAATTTGCTCCTACCCGTACATTTAGGGGACATGGAGACCACACCGAAAGGTCTACAGCCCTCAAGTAG